One genomic window of Aptenodytes patagonicus chromosome 3, bAptPat1.pri.cur, whole genome shotgun sequence includes the following:
- the MYCT1 gene encoding myc target protein 1 yields MRCSKIRRALANSSPQAGNVIHPFPFRQTTQFPGSTKALLLLLNLKRSETHCSSVDIPFYICYLDVMDRNSTYSPITWPPKFWEQITIAFTVSMVVGLVIGGIIWALFTCLSRRRASAHISQGSSSAFGRRSRPSSHGHTTGRTGFYRNSSCERRSNLSLASLTFQRQTSLEQANSFPRKSSFRASTFHPFLQCPPLPVETNSQLITLTPTNTTTTLVGSTTNSLSRPEFHWSNNSLRICHSTQTPPPAYETIIKAFPDS; encoded by the exons ATGCGGTGTTCCAAGATAAGGCGAGCACTTGCTAATTCGAGTCCACAAGCAGGAAACGTGATACATCCATTTCCTTTCAGGCAAACAACACAGTTCCCTGGCAGCACAAAAGCATTGCTTCTTCTGCTAAATCTCAAACGTTCAGAAACCCATTGCTCCTCTGTGGACATACCATTCTATATTTGTTATTTGGATGTTATGGATAGAAACAGTACTTATTCTCCAATCACATGGCCACCAAAGTTTTGGG agCAGATAACAATAGCCTTCACAGTGTCCATGGTGGTTGGACTGGTGATTGGAGGGATCATCTGGGCGTTGTTCACTTGCTTGTCCCGTCGCAGAGCTAGTGCCCACATTTCCCAGGGGAGCTCCTCAGCCTTCGGCCGTCGGTCCAGACCCTCCTCCCATGGCCACACTACCGGGAGGACTGGATTTTACCGCAACAGCAGCTGCGAACGTCGGAGCAACCTCAGCCTGGCCAGCCTCACCTTCCAGCGGCAAACCTCCTTGGAGCAAGCCAACTCTTTCCCCAGGAAGTCAAGCTTCCGCGCATCCACCTTCCACCCTTTCCTGCAATGTCCTCCCCTCCCCGTGGAGACAAACAGTCAGCTGATCACCCTCACTCCCACAAATACCACCACAACCCTTGTGGGAAGCACCACCAACAGCTTAAGTCGACCCGAATTCCACTGGTCTAACAACAGCCTCCGCATCTGCCACTCCACACAAACCCCCCCTCCTGCCTATGAAACCATCATAAAAGCTTTCCCAGACTCCTGA